GAAAAAAAATACTTGGCATTGGAGTAAATTGAATTGATAGTGAGGAAATCTCCTCGAGAAATTGAATTAATGAGGGCTGCCGGGAGAATTACTGCAGATGCGCTGAGGTTAGTTAAAGAGATCGCAAAGCAAGATGTAACAACAGATTATTTAAATTCTGAGCTTGAAAAATATATTATAAGCCAAGGCGGTGTACCGGTTTTTAAAGGTTATCGAGGATTTCCGAAAAGCATCTGTACTTCGATAAACGAGGAAGTTGTTCATGGTGTACCGGATCAAAGGAAATTAAGAAATGGTGATATTCTTAGCGTAGATGTAGGGGTTGGTTATCGTAAATATATTGCAGATGCAGCAATTACGATGCCTATAGGAGAGATTAGTTTAGAGGCAAAAAAACTCCTTGATGTATGTGAAAAGTCGCTTAGTTTAGCGATTGAAATCACAAGAGCAAATGAAAAGTTATCTTTAATCTCAAGAACAATACAAGAATATG
The genomic region above belongs to Candidatus Jettenia caeni and contains:
- a CDS encoding methionine aminopeptidase codes for the protein MRAAGRITADALRLVKEIAKQDVTTDYLNSELEKYIISQGGVPVFKGYRGFPKSICTSINEEVVHGVPDQRKLRNGDILSVDVGVGYRKYIADAAITMPIGEISLEAKKLLDVCEKSLSLAIEITRANEKLSLISRTIQEYVEKNGFFVVRNYTGHGIGRCMHEDPQVPNFVSKSLLETDEILMPGVTIAIEPMICMGKCDTEVLSNKWTVVTKDRKLSAHFEHTIVVTEDGADILTQ